Within Cellulophaga sp. L1A9, the genomic segment TTTAGAAGCGTTTGTACTTCAATGGTTAATTCATCGGAACAACTAAAAATTTCATTTTCAGTAGAATCAGTAGCTACATTGGAAACCGAATCATCATTATTACAGGATACTATAAACAACCCCAATAAAACAAGTAGTTTAATTTTTCTTATATCCAAGGTATCATTATTTAAATTAAAATGAGTTAAAATGTAAATATACACATTACACTCCCTTCCTATAGTCTACTCGCATAAATAGTATGTTATTAGCATCGGCAAAAAAATGTAGCACCAAATTTTGTTAAGGCAACTGCTTACTCAAAAATCTTAAGTTTATATACCATCTTAAGTTTTTATACCATAAACAAAGCTCAAATTACCCTACTACAAAAGCCGAAACTAACTCCACTTGGTTTATTTGGTTTTGGAACGGGCATCATAGCTTTTATTTTTAGTATTCTTATTTATCAGTCTAAAACAAAGGTTTATCACCTCTTTGCGGAAAACCACAGTTTTGACAACTATATTTAATTTGAGAGGAAAAAAAGGCTTTGTAGGTAGAATTCTAGGACAAAAAAAAGAAGTGCCTCCTCACCTACTATTGTTATCATAAAAAAGTATTTTAGCTGCTAGATGAAGGATATATTTACAAAATTTAAGAAGTATCTAACAACGCCCTACCCGTATTACTATGACAATAACAAAAGAGTGCTTTTTTTGTTGTTGCTTATTTCTGTCTTAAGTTTTGGCTTCTCGTACTTTTTTGAACCTTTTGTAGTAAATGTAGCAGAGCATAAAATTAATTCCATAGCCATACTACTCGTGCATGCTGTTATTCCGTTGCCTATAGCTTTTTGTTATTTTAAGCTAGTTGATAGTACCTTAAAAGAAGATACCAGGTGGACACTCGGTAAAGAACTTTTTCACCTCTCCATAATTTTGTTACTTATAGGCATAGCCGGTTTTTTAATTCGGGATTTTATTTATACCAACCCAGATAATTGGTCTTTCACCTATTTTTGGGAAGAAATACGGAATACCTTTTTAATAGGATTTCTATTAATTGTTATTGTGCTCCCCTTAAATCTAGAGCGGCTGATACATTTACATACCCATAGCATACAACAGCTGCCTAAGAAGCAAACCAAAGCTGCACAAAACATGCTTATTTCCATTAAAGATTCAACCTCCCAAGAGATTTTTGAACTACATAGCAGTGAGTTTCTTTTTGCTAAGGTAGAAAGTAATTATACCGAAGTGTTTACCCGTTCCGCTACCGGAGTTCATAAGAAGCTACTGCGTATGACGCTTAAAGAACTAGAAGAACAGTTAACACCCATTGCTCCCCAAGTTTTTAAAACACACCGTTCTTATCTAGTACATTTAGAGGCTATTGAAACTATTGCTGGCAATGCGCAAGGATACCAATTAACCTTGAAAAACTGCGCTACTACAATCCCCGTTTCGCGTTCTACTATTGCGCGCTTTAATGCCGTGTATTCTAAATTGTAATCACCAGCCCTTGTATTTCGTCACATTCGCTTGTCCGCCATCACAAATCAAAAAAATCATTCAAATTAGTTTTTAGGTTTGTTTCACAACATAAAAACAAGGATTTGGAAGAAAAGAAACGTAGGTATGATTTAGATTGGTTTCGTGTTATTGCCATACTTGCGGTATACCTTCACCATATAGGGATGCCATTTAATGGCGATACTTTTCATATCATGAATGCAGATTCTAGTAAGCTTTTGGATGATATTATGGTTTTCTTTGAGCAATTTAGATTGCCGCTCCTTTTTTTAATCTCTGGAACCGGAACCATATATGCTTTTTCTAAAAGGACATGGCTTCAGTTTCTAAAAGAACGCAGTACCCGGTTAATCATTCCTCTTATATTTGGTGTTTTGTTTATTGTTCCCCCGCAAACCTATTATGAACATATAGCTACCTATAGTTCTTATTTAGACGTTTATAAAAGTGGCGCCTTTGAAACCAACCATTTATGGTTTATTGAAAACCTCTTTGTGTATTCGGTAGTGCTCATTCCGCTAATTTTGTTCCTGAAATCTTCCAAATCTCATAGCATTATACGGTTCTTGGATACAATTTCGGCTAAAAAATATGGCATCTTACTTTGGGTCCTTCCATTAGTGATCATTACAATGCTTCTAAAACAAGCCTATCCGAGCGATTCTAAAGCTATTACAAACCTCTCCTCTACCTTTTATTACGGCTATTTTTTAGTAGCGGGAATGCTATTTGCTACTTCAAATATGAGTTGGACCCACCTAAAGGCGTACCGGAAATTTAACGCGAGAGCCTTTATCTTAAGTACGGTCATATTTTATGGCTATTACTTGTTGCCCAACACCTATATAGCGCCATATCTTTCTATTAACGCAAGGTGGAACGTGTGGTATCTTGTGTGCGGATTAGTAAGCTGGACACTCATAACGACAGTACTGGGTTATGGACAAATTTGGTTCCATAAAAAAAGTGTATTCCTACAAAAATGCAATGAGGCCATTTACCCGTTTTACGTCTTACACCAAACCATCATCGTCATTCTGGGCTATTACATCATTCAATTAGAACTCTCTATTATCGCCAAAATTGCCGTACTTCTCATAACTTCTTTTCCTGTAATCATACTTATGTATAGGCTGCTAATTTATCCCTTTAAAATCCCTAGACTATTATTTGGAATGAAGAAGAAGGACGATTAAAATATATTTCATCCCTTTATTTCACGTAATAATATATACCATCTACAGCGATAATAGTGTCTTTTAAATTTTTAAACTTTATGGTTTTTGTAGGGTTTAAATCAAACCATGGGCTACAACTCGTTAAACTATCTATTTTTACTTTATTTTCTTCTAAAATATAATTCTTCGCTAAGCGTAACTTATGTAGTTTTTTACAATGCTGTATGGCTGTAGGCAAATCTTTTAATCTGTTTTTCTCTAGAAATAAATAATAAAGGTTCTTCATGTTCCCTATAGATTCAGGAATATAATATAAGCTATTATCCGTGGCAAAAAGAAATTCTAAATTCGATAGGTTTCCTATATTCTTTGGTAAATGAGTAAGTTCATTATTTTCAATAGAGAGTGTTGTTAGGGATATTAGATCACAAAAAGAGTCTGGTAGCACTTTTATGTTGTTGCCACTCAGCCATATGGTTTTAAGCTTACTCAGTTTCCCGATATCTTCGGGTAAACCTTCCAAATTGTTTAGTTCTATTTCTAATGTTTCTAAATGGTTTAGTGACCCTATCCAGTTTGGGAGCTTTGAAATAGAATTATTGGATAATTTTAATACTTTTAAATTTTTAAAATCCTTAATGATTTCTGGTACTTCAGCTAGATTTGAATTTGAAAGATCTAAGCTTGTTATTTCAAGTTTTTCTTTTTCATCTTCAATTAATAGTAGATCTCTTCGAGGCAAATCTCCGATACTTATAAATCCTATTCCTCCGCCAACATCATCAAAATTGATTTCTATATTTCGGTCTAAATACAAATAAGTAGTGGAGGTTAACTCGCCACTATCCCAATCATCAGTTATGGTTATTTTATCTGCTTTACCAAAAACACGCTCTATAGTTTCCTTTGAGATGTTTTTATAAGCATTTAAAGCTGTACCACTCAATAGCAAAGACTGCACCCTGCCGTAATTTAAAACAAAATAATATCCTTTTTCATAGGATACATTTATATCTTTAGTCAAAGAAAAATCTATTTCTTTCGCTTTTTTATCCTCTTGAGATTCATAATGAAATACGCGAATGTTTACCCTACTTTTATCAAAAACGGTAACGGAATCCCCTATTTTAATATCATTTAGAGTGAGATTTCTTGGGTTTACAGCTGTATTAA encodes:
- a CDS encoding LytTR family DNA-binding domain-containing protein yields the protein MKDIFTKFKKYLTTPYPYYYDNNKRVLFLLLLISVLSFGFSYFFEPFVVNVAEHKINSIAILLVHAVIPLPIAFCYFKLVDSTLKEDTRWTLGKELFHLSIILLLIGIAGFLIRDFIYTNPDNWSFTYFWEEIRNTFLIGFLLIVIVLPLNLERLIHLHTHSIQQLPKKQTKAAQNMLISIKDSTSQEIFELHSSEFLFAKVESNYTEVFTRSATGVHKKLLRMTLKELEEQLTPIAPQVFKTHRSYLVHLEAIETIAGNAQGYQLTLKNCATTIPVSRSTIARFNAVYSKL
- a CDS encoding leucine-rich repeat domain-containing protein, translated to MKYLTLAILSFFNFLSCDTTTMTFEIMNHPEVLFNTAVNPRNLTLNDIKIGDSVTVFDKSRVNIRVFHYESQEDKKAKEIDFSLTKDINVSYEKGYYFVLNYGRVQSLLLSGTALNAYKNISKETIERVFGKADKITITDDWDSGELTSTTYLYLDRNIEINFDDVGGGIGFISIGDLPRRDLLLIEDEKEKLEITSLDLSNSNLAEVPEIIKDFKNLKVLKLSNNSISKLPNWIGSLNHLETLEIELNNLEGLPEDIGKLSKLKTIWLSGNNIKVLPDSFCDLISLTTLSIENNELTHLPKNIGNLSNLEFLFATDNSLYYIPESIGNMKNLYYLFLEKNRLKDLPTAIQHCKKLHKLRLAKNYILEENKVKIDSLTSCSPWFDLNPTKTIKFKNLKDTIIAVDGIYYYVK
- a CDS encoding acyltransferase encodes the protein MEEKKRRYDLDWFRVIAILAVYLHHIGMPFNGDTFHIMNADSSKLLDDIMVFFEQFRLPLLFLISGTGTIYAFSKRTWLQFLKERSTRLIIPLIFGVLFIVPPQTYYEHIATYSSYLDVYKSGAFETNHLWFIENLFVYSVVLIPLILFLKSSKSHSIIRFLDTISAKKYGILLWVLPLVIITMLLKQAYPSDSKAITNLSSTFYYGYFLVAGMLFATSNMSWTHLKAYRKFNARAFILSTVIFYGYYLLPNTYIAPYLSINARWNVWYLVCGLVSWTLITTVLGYGQIWFHKKSVFLQKCNEAIYPFYVLHQTIIVILGYYIIQLELSIIAKIAVLLITSFPVIILMYRLLIYPFKIPRLLFGMKKKDD